One window from the genome of Leptospira perdikensis encodes:
- a CDS encoding CHAT domain-containing protein produces the protein MLSLIIDRVGNVNIFNVLEDNLPVEESHIQSTLDDDLIFEYLGEVERLVHVSQSVLSNPNQILNADILQDLKVLGETFYQQFFPLSIIEKLKNTTKHSIHFNIDPALALIPWELLHDGTSFLSDKFRIGKTIRGGLHRPTHQENRKIKMLIIADPTEDLPHAQKEGEVLFSVLSQKVPTHLLELEFIGGKQVTKLKLLSLIKDKHIIHYSGHLHFSDDSLENGWLLSDGKVLKAREIKSTGIDTDLVFSNSCMSAKSAGKKLNTNIMNQYAGAFLTAGIKTFVGTNWEILDNERTIDFTVRFYTFLFSDKSVGESLFLSKEFARRNYHANDLTWANYALYGNPDFSLFVKERRNFHSAKILNPTSVLEFYPTPIAVAYSKLVNSNKSKSSGKNHILGLVKLFEAISQVVGMMVFSDHAAHAMNKSIPNNPDDAVSLRKWWELVYGCVWDFQKLKISSILEMALPVLHEQKETIFKIVGWMESWERDEIKEEEVESYQIILQFFLENMLLEFSELERVSILLVSENQNPHFYFKGIKPAYLYPSSPGSKDKLQEQLSKQKGNLVLVHESRKIVIPFPTYFKEKKETGDLELVFNGLTPFVSGAKQN, from the coding sequence ATGCTCTCCCTTATCATCGATAGAGTTGGTAACGTAAATATCTTCAATGTTTTAGAAGATAACCTCCCTGTTGAAGAATCCCATATTCAATCTACGTTAGACGATGATCTAATATTCGAATATTTAGGAGAAGTGGAAAGACTTGTCCATGTTTCTCAATCGGTTCTTTCCAATCCGAACCAAATTTTAAATGCAGATATACTACAAGACTTGAAAGTGTTAGGTGAAACTTTCTACCAACAGTTTTTCCCACTCTCCATCATTGAAAAATTAAAAAACACAACTAAACATAGTATCCATTTTAATATTGATCCGGCTCTCGCTCTTATTCCTTGGGAACTATTACATGACGGAACCAGTTTTCTTTCCGATAAATTTAGAATTGGTAAAACCATTCGAGGTGGATTACACCGTCCAACCCACCAGGAAAACCGAAAAATTAAAATGTTAATCATAGCAGATCCTACAGAAGATTTACCTCATGCACAAAAAGAAGGGGAGGTGTTGTTTTCTGTTCTCAGCCAAAAGGTGCCAACACATCTTTTGGAATTAGAATTTATCGGCGGAAAACAAGTCACCAAACTAAAGTTACTCTCTCTTATCAAAGACAAACATATCATTCATTATTCGGGACATCTTCATTTTTCAGATGATTCTTTGGAGAATGGTTGGCTGTTGTCCGATGGAAAGGTATTAAAAGCTCGTGAGATCAAATCAACAGGGATTGATACGGATTTGGTATTTTCCAATTCTTGTATGTCTGCAAAGTCAGCTGGTAAAAAATTAAATACAAATATTATGAATCAATACGCAGGAGCATTCCTTACTGCGGGTATCAAAACATTTGTAGGAACCAATTGGGAAATTTTGGATAATGAAAGGACTATTGACTTTACTGTCAGGTTTTATACATTTTTATTTTCCGATAAATCAGTAGGTGAATCCCTGTTTTTATCCAAAGAATTTGCAAGACGTAATTATCATGCCAATGATTTAACTTGGGCAAATTACGCATTGTACGGAAATCCAGACTTCTCTTTGTTTGTAAAAGAAAGAAGGAATTTTCATTCAGCAAAGATTTTGAATCCTACTTCTGTTTTGGAATTTTACCCTACACCGATTGCGGTCGCCTATTCTAAGTTAGTTAATTCTAATAAATCAAAATCTTCAGGAAAAAACCATATTTTGGGTTTGGTTAAGTTGTTTGAGGCGATTAGCCAGGTAGTAGGGATGATGGTTTTTAGCGACCACGCCGCACATGCCATGAACAAATCCATCCCGAATAACCCGGATGATGCGGTATCGCTACGTAAATGGTGGGAACTTGTTTATGGTTGTGTATGGGATTTTCAAAAACTAAAAATTTCAAGTATTTTAGAGATGGCACTACCGGTTCTACATGAACAAAAAGAAACCATTTTTAAAATTGTTGGATGGATGGAATCTTGGGAACGAGATGAAATTAAAGAGGAAGAGGTTGAATCTTACCAAATCATTTTACAGTTTTTTTTAGAGAATATGTTATTAGAATTCTCAGAACTAGAACGGGTAAGTATTCTTTTAGTCTCTGAAAATCAAAATCCTCATTTTTATTTTAAGGGTATTAAACCTGCGTATTTATATCCATCCTCCCCCGGTTCCAAGGACAAATTACAAGAGCAACTTTCTAAACAAAAAGGAAACCTCGTTTTGGTTCATGAAAGTCGTAAGATCGTCATTCCTTTTCCCACTTACTTTAAAGAGAAAAAAGAGACTGGTGATTTAGAACTTGTGTTTAACGGTCTTACTCCATTTGTTTCAGGAGCCAAGCAGAATTGA
- a CDS encoding alpha/beta hydrolase codes for MKPYVLAIPLVLNYAGLKQKKPLERKELQLPGTGRRVFHFYPTGKNPESLPGVYIQHGMSAMGIDDPRILELAENIANSNHSVILPELPEVKGLRIEEKTISNIEDLMMEVSSTKHLFNGNDLGYLSASFSGGMGLIAASKSNTRKKIKTSMAIGAYCDFLDTVPFVFSNYDIDPYAVYVILYNFLHCFEPKLAEELQPVYYAAALDNGLKRTGKDAQTETLLERTSAPAKEFFSQVGTDENFRKDLAKRVLNTVPKNLPENLSPFYQLESLDGPVSLLHGKTDPVISPDESEKLAFLFQKKEISYVHRTSTALTHGDSLPLHSQIFGVPALLQTFGSFLYWLDR; via the coding sequence ATGAAACCTTATGTTTTGGCAATCCCACTCGTTTTGAATTATGCTGGGCTTAAACAAAAAAAACCTTTAGAACGTAAGGAACTCCAATTACCAGGCACAGGCAGACGAGTATTTCATTTTTATCCAACGGGCAAAAATCCGGAATCATTGCCAGGTGTTTATATCCAACACGGAATGAGTGCCATGGGAATTGACGACCCAAGGATTTTGGAACTCGCAGAAAACATTGCAAATTCCAATCACAGTGTAATTCTTCCTGAACTTCCAGAAGTAAAAGGACTTCGAATCGAAGAAAAAACAATATCCAACATAGAAGATTTAATGATGGAAGTTTCCTCCACCAAACATCTATTTAATGGCAATGACTTAGGATATTTATCTGCTAGTTTTTCGGGTGGGATGGGACTCATTGCAGCTTCCAAGTCGAATACAAGAAAGAAAATCAAAACATCAATGGCCATCGGTGCTTATTGCGATTTTTTAGATACCGTACCTTTTGTATTTTCGAACTACGATATCGACCCTTATGCTGTCTATGTCATTCTCTACAATTTTCTCCATTGTTTTGAACCAAAACTTGCAGAGGAATTACAACCTGTATACTATGCAGCGGCCCTCGACAATGGACTCAAACGAACCGGAAAGGACGCCCAGACCGAAACCTTACTCGAAAGAACTTCGGCCCCGGCGAAAGAATTTTTTTCCCAAGTGGGCACTGACGAAAACTTTAGGAAAGATCTTGCCAAACGAGTTCTGAACACTGTCCCAAAAAATCTTCCGGAAAACCTCTCTCCATTTTACCAATTAGAAAGTTTGGATGGCCCGGTTTCCCTCCTTCACGGAAAGACAGACCCCGTCATTTCACCGGATGAGTCAGAAAAACTGGCCTTCCTCTTCCAAAAAAAAGAAATTTCCTATGTCCACCGCACCTCCACAGCGCTAACGCACGGGGACAGCCTCCCCCTCCACTCCCAAATTTTCGGGGTTCCGGCCCTCCTCCAAACCTTCGGAAGTTTTCTATATTGGCTCGACCGATAG
- a CDS encoding DUF342 domain-containing protein, which yields MDVKNAPDFNPERGLKIQISEDRLTATLVAKPIWLLGGSMSNILIYEALDNATVHRDRILMKEVDKAAIEIDKILKDPTKVKEDFNFIVAQGNPAKQGESGWIKFYFPRAQRVVLKEDGSADYRNINKYIHVKEGERLATLFEGVAGEQGIDVIGNPIYPNPIDRPRLTLGKNVLPKTVEDPEKPGRQLKEYFAGLSGVVFSTDNSLTVSPELNIESNIGLGTGNINFEGAIRVKGTIEEGAVVNCQGSLYLDGNVESSDVVVGEDLEVKGGVKAKGKGVIRIKGDLRAKFIENGNLEIDGDCIVENFILGSKILCLGNVILTGESSSIIGSDIVSYQGITVSSLGSTAQMDTVVEVGFHYRNDRLFTEGSSRLTDFERELEALVPEIQKIKEVVQRSRGKIDDARKEKFKEIFDAYQKKSKTVELLRSKIEELKGARYNQDNVKVVVRNTAHPGAVIKYRRQVEKITKGQTAFVMNFFPNQDKAMLTAFKGK from the coding sequence ATGGACGTAAAAAATGCACCGGACTTCAATCCGGAACGGGGACTGAAAATCCAAATCTCCGAGGATCGACTAACTGCAACTTTGGTGGCAAAACCAATTTGGTTGTTAGGTGGTTCTATGAGCAATATTTTAATTTATGAAGCTCTAGACAATGCAACCGTCCATAGGGATCGAATTTTGATGAAAGAGGTTGATAAAGCCGCCATCGAAATTGATAAAATTCTAAAAGATCCCACTAAGGTAAAAGAAGATTTCAATTTTATAGTTGCTCAAGGGAACCCCGCCAAACAAGGGGAAAGTGGTTGGATTAAATTCTATTTTCCAAGAGCACAACGTGTTGTGTTAAAAGAAGACGGATCCGCTGATTATAGAAATATCAACAAATACATTCACGTAAAAGAAGGCGAAAGACTTGCCACTTTATTTGAAGGTGTTGCTGGGGAACAAGGAATTGATGTTATTGGAAACCCTATTTATCCCAATCCAATTGATAGACCAAGACTTACCTTAGGTAAAAACGTTCTTCCAAAAACAGTAGAAGATCCAGAAAAACCGGGACGACAACTAAAAGAATACTTTGCCGGTCTCAGTGGCGTCGTATTTTCCACGGACAATTCTCTTACAGTATCTCCTGAGTTAAACATCGAAAGTAATATTGGACTAGGAACAGGTAACATCAATTTTGAAGGTGCCATCCGTGTGAAAGGAACTATCGAAGAAGGTGCTGTAGTTAATTGCCAAGGTTCTCTTTATTTAGATGGTAACGTAGAATCTTCCGATGTTGTTGTGGGTGAAGACTTAGAAGTCAAAGGTGGAGTCAAAGCCAAAGGCAAAGGTGTCATTCGAATCAAAGGAGACCTTCGTGCGAAATTCATCGAAAATGGAAATTTAGAAATCGATGGAGATTGTATTGTAGAGAACTTTATTTTAGGCAGTAAAATTCTTTGTTTAGGAAACGTAATCCTAACAGGCGAAAGTTCATCTATCATTGGATCTGACATTGTATCTTACCAAGGAATCACTGTATCTTCTCTCGGTTCCACAGCACAGATGGATACCGTTGTGGAAGTGGGGTTTCATTATCGAAATGATCGACTTTTTACAGAAGGTAGTTCCCGTCTTACTGATTTTGAAAGAGAGTTAGAAGCACTAGTTCCTGAAATTCAAAAGATCAAAGAAGTGGTACAAAGGTCTCGTGGCAAAATAGACGATGCCAGAAAAGAGAAGTTTAAAGAAATCTTTGATGCTTATCAGAAAAAAAGTAAAACCGTTGAACTACTCCGATCAAAAATCGAAGAACTCAAAGGTGCCCGATACAACCAAGATAATGTTAAGGTTGTTGTTCGGAATACAGCCCATCCAGGTGCCGTTATTAAATACAGAAGACAAGTGGAAAAAATCACCAAAGGTCAAACTGCATTTGTGATGAACTTTTTTCCGAACCAAGACAAAGCAATGTTAACTGCTTTTAAAGGCAAATAA
- the mtnA gene encoding S-methyl-5-thioribose-1-phosphate isomerase, translating to MPHPEFLPIQWKSTYLELLDQRILPGKKEFLKLSTAEETIVAIREMAVRGAPAIAITGVFGLTLGATGKTGTAKPEEIEFLLNAVLESRPTAVNLSYAIREAKNRVKGITDWKSIQKIWETYGLEMMTEDLAANKALGANGVSLFPKDQSEFHIITHCNTGALATAGHGTALGVIRSLRDAGKKVVVYADETRPFLQGSRLTAFEMMEEGIECYVITDGMSGWLMNHRKIDAVLVGCDRVAANGDTANKIGTYNLGIVAKEHGVPFYVCATKDSFDLNLKTGEEIPIEMRKESEVTQFDFLKSEDGKYLFPEGKTSPQGARALNPSFDVTKAHLIKNFITEFGCFLPSEISLRLKTV from the coding sequence ATGCCTCATCCGGAATTTTTGCCCATCCAATGGAAATCCACATATTTAGAACTTCTCGACCAAAGGATTTTACCCGGGAAAAAGGAATTTTTAAAATTATCCACAGCCGAAGAAACAATTGTCGCCATTCGCGAAATGGCTGTTAGGGGAGCGCCAGCCATTGCCATCACCGGTGTTTTTGGTCTGACTCTTGGAGCTACTGGGAAAACCGGCACCGCCAAACCAGAAGAAATTGAATTTTTACTTAACGCAGTTTTGGAATCAAGACCTACTGCCGTTAATTTGAGTTATGCCATTCGGGAGGCAAAAAACCGTGTAAAAGGAATCACAGACTGGAAATCAATCCAAAAGATTTGGGAAACCTATGGTTTGGAAATGATGACAGAAGATTTGGCCGCCAATAAGGCGTTAGGTGCAAATGGAGTTTCTTTATTTCCTAAAGACCAATCGGAATTTCATATCATCACTCATTGTAATACAGGGGCACTTGCCACTGCAGGCCACGGAACAGCGCTTGGAGTCATTCGAAGTTTACGGGACGCTGGAAAAAAAGTAGTGGTTTATGCTGATGAAACAAGACCCTTTCTTCAAGGTTCGAGACTCACAGCTTTTGAAATGATGGAAGAGGGAATCGAATGTTATGTCATTACGGATGGGATGTCTGGTTGGTTGATGAACCATCGTAAAATTGATGCAGTTCTTGTTGGTTGTGACAGAGTTGCCGCGAATGGAGATACAGCTAACAAAATTGGAACCTACAATCTAGGGATTGTTGCAAAAGAACATGGTGTCCCTTTTTATGTATGTGCTACAAAGGATAGTTTCGATTTGAATTTAAAAACGGGAGAAGAAATTCCCATTGAAATGCGTAAAGAATCGGAAGTCACTCAATTTGATTTTTTAAAATCTGAGGATGGAAAGTATTTATTTCCTGAAGGAAAAACCTCACCCCAAGGTGCTCGTGCCTTAAATCCTTCTTTTGATGTTACAAAAGCTCATTTAATCAAAAACTTTATCACAGAATTTGGATGTTTTTTGCCTTCAGAGATTTCTCTTCGTCTAAAGACTGTATGA
- a CDS encoding chemotaxis protein CheX, with amino-acid sequence MDPLIDEKFILTVSQVLPEHFQKSLLVFAEREAYGPSKNEGLCFENCTLVEFVGDINGKVYLALDGYTKLKLLPKIAKAFQIDPTSRSHSASIMMEFANQIAGKLITEMRLGRYEIDILPPENLNHKLVPISLEHFRQYILIFNLKDRRGEEYMGRLYLILLLEKFPTPKN; translated from the coding sequence ATGGATCCGTTAATTGACGAAAAATTCATTCTGACAGTTTCACAAGTATTACCAGAACACTTTCAAAAGTCTCTATTAGTATTTGCGGAACGAGAAGCATACGGACCTTCTAAAAATGAAGGCCTCTGTTTTGAAAATTGTACACTTGTTGAGTTTGTTGGCGATATCAATGGAAAAGTTTATCTGGCCTTAGATGGTTATACCAAACTAAAACTCCTTCCCAAAATTGCGAAAGCCTTTCAAATTGATCCCACTTCTCGTTCGCACTCTGCATCCATCATGATGGAGTTTGCAAACCAAATCGCTGGAAAATTGATTACTGAAATGAGACTGGGGCGTTACGAAATTGATATCTTACCACCAGAAAATTTAAACCATAAACTCGTTCCTATATCCTTAGAACACTTTCGCCAATATATACTTATCTTTAATCTCAAAGATAGAAGAGGAGAAGAGTATATGGGTAGACTCTATTTGATTTTATTGTTGGAAAAATTTCCCACCCCAAAAAACTAA
- a CDS encoding sigma-54 down-regulated protein — MEQQVKDGLNFILGAVNTAKVEAEKAFSNINTEFQSLAAKGAQDQSEVSVNLRKYLQEGISQVETIIGKANTVVADAKAKVATVTSKA; from the coding sequence ATGGAACAACAAGTAAAAGACGGATTAAACTTCATCCTAGGCGCAGTAAACACAGCAAAAGTAGAGGCTGAAAAAGCTTTCTCTAACATCAACACTGAATTCCAAAGCCTAGCTGCTAAAGGTGCTCAAGACCAAAGCGAAGTTTCTGTAAATCTTAGAAAATACCTTCAAGAAGGAATTTCTCAAGTAGAAACTATCATTGGAAAAGCTAACACTGTTGTAGCTGATGCAAAAGCAAAAGTAGCAACTGTTACATCTAAAGCTTAA
- a CDS encoding class I SAM-dependent DNA methyltransferase, with protein MKLYSELAEYYFTIEEASRKFSEEILFLRETFKRHKISTVLDIGCGTGEHIKELQGMGFKPLGIDGSPRMLEIAKARFPHCQFELGKMEVYVAKQPVDAIICLYGTFNYLINDDLVQNFLRNCHKNLKQAGLLVLEIWNADPIHRIKRKPITTVSNVRQGDTSIRRNRGFRLTRADDVAIVEVNYVYNLNQKDLKDKHTMRVFHFPQVQNFLDDNKFDVLHVYSNYDGEKYIKTGARMLVVAKKRS; from the coding sequence ATGAAACTCTATTCCGAATTGGCTGAATACTATTTTACCATCGAAGAAGCAAGCCGCAAGTTTTCGGAAGAAATCCTCTTCCTTCGGGAAACATTTAAGCGACATAAAATTAGTACTGTTTTAGACATTGGATGTGGGACTGGAGAACATATCAAAGAACTCCAAGGTATGGGTTTCAAACCACTTGGTATCGATGGTTCTCCTCGTATGTTAGAAATTGCCAAGGCACGATTTCCTCATTGCCAATTTGAACTTGGCAAAATGGAAGTTTACGTCGCCAAACAACCGGTAGATGCAATCATTTGTTTGTATGGAACTTTTAATTATCTCATCAATGACGATTTGGTCCAAAATTTCTTAAGGAATTGCCATAAAAATTTAAAACAGGCTGGTCTTTTGGTTTTAGAAATCTGGAACGCAGACCCCATTCACAGAATCAAACGAAAACCAATCACTACTGTGAGTAACGTAAGACAAGGTGATACATCGATTCGAAGGAATCGGGGATTTCGTCTAACAAGAGCAGATGACGTAGCCATTGTCGAAGTGAACTATGTTTATAATTTGAACCAAAAAGATTTAAAAGATAAACATACAATGCGGGTATTTCATTTTCCGCAAGTTCAGAATTTTTTAGATGATAATAAATTTGATGTCCTACATGTATATAGCAATTATGACGGCGAAAAATATATCAAAACGGGCGCACGGATGCTCGTTGTAGCAAAAAAGAGGTCT
- the msrA gene encoding peptide-methionine (S)-S-oxide reductase MsrA, with protein MTEKVILGGGCFWCTEAVYLRIPGVLSVRSGYAGGSTKNPTYKEICTGTTGHAEVIEIEFDPEVITYSKILEVFWISHDPTTLNRQGNDVGTQYRSVIFYLNEKQKDLAVESKRKHAFMFPDPIVTEISPAPEFYPAEDYHQNYFTSNPQNPYCHYVIFPKLKKLGLKL; from the coding sequence ATGACGGAAAAAGTAATTTTAGGTGGTGGATGTTTTTGGTGCACAGAAGCTGTATACCTTAGAATTCCCGGCGTTCTCTCTGTAAGGTCAGGATACGCAGGTGGATCGACCAAAAACCCCACATACAAAGAAATTTGTACTGGCACGACGGGGCATGCAGAGGTCATAGAAATCGAATTTGATCCAGAGGTCATCACTTACTCAAAAATTTTGGAAGTGTTCTGGATTTCTCATGATCCTACCACACTCAACAGACAAGGAAACGATGTTGGAACACAATATCGTTCTGTTATATTTTATTTGAATGAAAAACAAAAAGATCTCGCAGTGGAATCTAAACGAAAACATGCATTTATGTTTCCCGATCCGATAGTGACTGAAATTTCTCCGGCACCAGAGTTTTATCCGGCGGAAGATTACCATCAAAACTATTTCACTTCAAATCCACAGAATCCCTACTGCCATTATGTAATTTTTCCCAAACTAAAAAAGTTAGGACTAAAGTTATAA